In Haloarcula limicola, the genomic stretch GCAGATGTCGGCACCCGGCGCTCCGGAAGCGATGGCGCTCTCGAACGGCCTCCCGGGCGTGGGGCTGTACCTCGTCATGTGGGGCGTGATGATGGTCGCCATGATGTACCCGTCCTCGGTCCCGCTGTTTCGCATGTACCACCGGACGATCGCGGGGGCCACGCGCTCGGGCAGGGCGGCTCGTCTGGCGGCGTTCATGGGCACGTACGCGCTCGTCTGGACGCTCACCGGCGTCGTGCCGCTCGCGGTGAACGCCGTCGTGCCCGTCGCCGCCGTCGCCGAATCGCACACCGCGCTCCTGTTCGGCGGGACGCTGGTGTTGCTCTCGGCGTATCAGCTCTCGCCGTACAAGTACCGGTGCCTGAGATACTGCCGGACGCCGCTCGGATTCCTGATGGAGTACCAGCGGCCGGGGATCCGCGGCGCGGCTGCGATGAGCGCCCGCTTCAGCCTCTTCTGCGTCGGCTGTTGCTGGGCGCTGTTCGCCGTGATGGTCGTCGTCGGCTCGATGAACGTCCTCTGGATGGCCGCGCTCACCGTTGTGCTCTCGCTCGAACGTCTCGTCGGGTGGGGTGAGCGGCTGGCCAGCGGCGTCGGCGTCCTCGCGGGCGTCGGCGGCGCGGCGTTGCTCCTGTTCGCACTCTCATGAGCGAGAACGAGATAGAAGAGGGTTCAGGCTTCGATATCGTCGTTCGCTACCTCTTTCCCCGGGAGACCGACGAGGCGACGCGCGCCGTCGGCGTCGGTGAGGTCACGGAGGGAGTTGCGCGCGAGTTCCGCGACCTGTCGGACCAGCTGCGCGTTGCGCGACACCGGCGTCTCGGGGTCGAAGAAGAGGTTGTCCTCCATGCCGACCATCGGGTGAGCACCGAGGAAGAACGCCATCGCCGTCAGCGGGTACTGGTTGGGACCGGTCGCCCGCACGAGGCAGTGGGCCCGCTCCGGCACGGCGTCGAGCAACGCCAGCAGGTTCTGTGGCGTTCCGACCGTTCCGTCGGGAGCGCCGAACAGCAGCGTCACGACCGGCGGCCCGTCGAACGCCCCCTGCTCGCGCAGGCGGTCGACCTCGTGGAGGTCCCGACCGCTCGTGACCAGCAGGTTCGGAACGACCCCTCGGTCTTGCAGTTCGCCGACGAACTGGTCGACGT encodes the following:
- a CDS encoding DUF2182 domain-containing protein, translated to MREAFRRRFGLQRAPTVALVTYVIALLAWVAVVERWLPMVGSDGGMEMQMSAPGAPEAMALSNGLPGVGLYLVMWGVMMVAMMYPSSVPLFRMYHRTIAGATRSGRAARLAAFMGTYALVWTLTGVVPLAVNAVVPVAAVAESHTALLFGGTLVLLSAYQLSPYKYRCLRYCRTPLGFLMEYQRPGIRGAAAMSARFSLFCVGCCWALFAVMVVVGSMNVLWMAALTVVLSLERLVGWGERLASGVGVLAGVGGAALLLFALS
- a CDS encoding 3-keto-5-aminohexanoate cleavage protein, which produces MTYDDYIRGDEVTLGVAPTGYRYSTDANDSLPVTAEDVADQIYEAVALGASIAHLHGRDSDGDPAPARLPAFGTAVHDRCGDDVIVEYAVGPDCPPGDFLAAIDDGPLPDLASVRVGPAQHGHRGTSATSRRDVDQFVGELQDRGVVPNLLVTSGRDLHEVDRLREQGAFDGPPVVTLLFGAPDGTVGTPQNLLALLDAVPERAHCLVRATGPNQYPLTAMAFFLGAHPMVGMEDNLFFDPETPVSRNAQLVRQVAELARNSLRDLTDADGARRLVGLPGKEVANDDIEA